Proteins encoded within one genomic window of Mycolicibacterium aubagnense:
- a CDS encoding PPOX class F420-dependent oxidoreductase → MATNTQRAGISELGRTRYALLRSYRRDGEPVDTPIWFAAQPNSIVFRTKRGPKTARLRAHPRVELTACDYRGRKLSGASVFTGTATVLDDAAAADANRVLHRRYGWQWNVVPLIRIPGVTQVHAGLPLREKWRRARNRNVWDDSVIVRIDFG, encoded by the coding sequence ATGGCTACCAACACACAGCGAGCAGGAATCAGTGAATTGGGCAGGACCCGCTACGCCCTGCTCCGGAGCTACCGGCGGGACGGCGAGCCGGTCGATACCCCCATCTGGTTCGCGGCCCAGCCGAACTCAATCGTGTTCCGCACCAAACGCGGGCCGAAAACCGCTCGACTCCGGGCGCATCCACGAGTCGAACTGACCGCGTGTGATTACCGCGGCCGAAAATTGAGCGGGGCCAGCGTATTCACGGGCACGGCGACGGTGCTCGACGATGCGGCCGCAGCTGATGCGAACCGGGTACTGCACCGGCGCTACGGCTGGCAGTGGAATGTGGTGCCGCTGATCAGGATTCCGGGCGTGACGCAGGTGCACGCCGGTCTGCCGCTGCGGGAGAAGTGGCGTCGGGCGCGCAACCGCAATGTCTGGGACGACAGCGTGATCGTGCGCATCGACTTCGGCTGA
- a CDS encoding MerR family transcriptional regulator, whose product MATFTIGEVSVRTEVAATTLRYYEQIGLIPAPARVGGQRRYDDAVIDRLHVIRLCKTAGFSLDEIQLLFADEAPGRPASRALAETKLAEIDAKIAELHLARAIVEWGVKCTCPSIDACNCGIHPVKPWDTPGPPDLS is encoded by the coding sequence ATGGCCACGTTCACCATCGGCGAAGTATCCGTGCGCACCGAGGTCGCCGCGACGACGCTGCGCTACTACGAACAGATCGGCCTCATCCCGGCACCGGCACGGGTCGGCGGCCAGCGCCGCTACGACGATGCCGTCATCGACCGGCTCCACGTCATCCGGCTGTGCAAGACCGCCGGGTTCTCCCTGGATGAGATTCAGTTGCTGTTCGCCGACGAGGCTCCCGGCCGCCCCGCAAGTCGCGCGCTGGCCGAGACCAAACTCGCCGAGATCGACGCCAAGATCGCCGAACTGCACCTGGCCCGCGCGATCGTCGAGTGGGGCGTCAAGTGCACCTGTCCGTCGATCGACGCCTGCAACTGCGGCATTCACCCCGTCAAGCCGTGGGACACACCCGGCCCGCCTGATCTCAGCTAA
- a CDS encoding STAS domain-containing protein: MAMVNSDSASTAAFRYGNPAVACGDAEVRAQCRQLATVLTVTGVIDETDVDLVAAQARRCVLPEKPFILDLSGVTSFAVSCVELLDKVNDSCIAAGNEWSLIASQPVSTALLVCGAESAFPTATSVSEALHHFSDSMYERRRLLPFLTKKSA, encoded by the coding sequence ATGGCTATGGTCAACAGCGACTCGGCATCGACAGCCGCTTTCCGCTATGGCAATCCGGCCGTCGCCTGCGGCGACGCCGAGGTGCGCGCCCAGTGCCGCCAACTGGCGACGGTACTCACCGTCACCGGAGTCATCGACGAAACCGATGTGGACCTGGTTGCAGCGCAGGCACGGCGCTGCGTCCTCCCGGAAAAGCCGTTCATCCTGGACCTGAGCGGGGTCACCTCGTTCGCGGTGTCCTGCGTCGAACTGCTCGACAAGGTCAACGACAGCTGCATCGCTGCAGGTAATGAGTGGTCCCTTATCGCATCCCAGCCGGTTTCGACCGCCCTGCTGGTCTGCGGCGCAGAGTCCGCCTTCCCGACCGCAACCTCCGTCTCCGAAGCGCTGCACCACTTTTCGGACAGCATGTACGAGCGTCGTCGGTTGCTGCCGTTCCTCACCAAGAAGTCCGCGTAA